The following are encoded in a window of Aromatoleum petrolei genomic DNA:
- a CDS encoding pirin family protein — protein MSVTQQQRNSEDVARSRSVERLVAGQATSDGAGVKLTRVLTQPLQRRLDPFLMLDAFGSNDPGDYIAGFPDHPHRGFETVTYMIAGRMRHRDSAGHEGLLENGGVQWMTAGSGVIHSELPEQEEGVMEGFQLWLNLPGGDKMCAPWYRDFTAGDLPSFTTTAGAEVTVIAGESHGVAGAVRREATAPLYLDIHLPAGARFAQSLPAGHNAFIYVYRGAVTVAGTPVAVQRMAIFANDAAADGVVIEAGEAPARVLLIAGRPLGEPIAQYGPFVMNTQAEIHQALADYRDGRFAPIAG, from the coding sequence ATGTCCGTCACGCAACAGCAACGCAACAGTGAAGACGTCGCCCGCTCGCGCAGCGTCGAGCGTCTCGTGGCCGGGCAGGCCACGTCCGACGGCGCGGGCGTCAAGCTCACCCGCGTGCTCACGCAGCCGCTGCAGCGCCGCCTCGATCCCTTCCTGATGCTCGACGCCTTCGGCAGCAACGACCCGGGCGATTACATCGCCGGTTTCCCGGACCATCCGCACCGCGGCTTCGAAACCGTCACCTACATGATCGCCGGCCGCATGCGCCACCGCGACAGCGCGGGCCACGAGGGCCTGCTCGAGAACGGTGGCGTGCAGTGGATGACGGCCGGCAGCGGCGTGATCCACTCCGAGTTGCCCGAGCAGGAAGAGGGCGTGATGGAAGGCTTCCAGCTGTGGCTGAACCTGCCCGGCGGGGACAAGATGTGCGCGCCCTGGTATCGGGACTTCACCGCCGGCGATCTGCCGTCCTTCACGACCACGGCGGGCGCCGAGGTGACCGTGATCGCCGGCGAGAGCCACGGCGTTGCGGGCGCGGTGAGGCGCGAAGCGACCGCGCCGCTGTATCTCGACATCCACCTGCCGGCGGGCGCGCGTTTCGCGCAATCGCTGCCGGCCGGGCACAATGCTTTCATCTACGTGTATCGCGGCGCGGTCACGGTCGCCGGTACGCCGGTGGCGGTGCAACGCATGGCGATCTTCGCCAATGACGCCGCCGCCGATGGCGTCGTCATCGAAGCGGGCGAGGCGCCGGCGCGCGTGCTGCTGATCGCCGGCCGGCCGCTGGGCGAGCCGATCGCGCAGTACGGACCCTTCGTGATGAACACGCAGGCCGAGATCCACCAGGCACTCGCGGACTACCGGGACGGACGGTTCGCGCCGATTGCCGGCTGA
- a CDS encoding FMN-dependent NADH-azoreductase, which produces MNILQINSSARSEGSASTRLANSIVVRLRAENPGASLVVRDLARNPHPVLDEAALGALFTPAEQRTPAQAERVALDDVLIAEIKAADAVVLGVPMYNLGVPAQLKNWIDAIARAKETFQYTANGPEGLLKGKKVYVALTRGGKYRGTDWDSQVPYLKIVLGFLGMTDITFVYAEGLAMGPEAEQQAFAEAQRDIEAAFA; this is translated from the coding sequence ATGAACATCCTGCAAATCAATTCCAGCGCCCGCAGCGAAGGCTCCGCTTCCACCCGTCTCGCCAACAGCATCGTCGTGCGCCTGCGCGCCGAGAACCCCGGTGCCAGCCTGGTCGTGCGCGACCTCGCCCGCAACCCGCACCCGGTCCTTGACGAAGCGGCCCTCGGCGCGCTCTTCACCCCCGCCGAACAGCGCACCCCGGCGCAGGCCGAGCGCGTCGCGCTCGACGACGTGCTGATCGCCGAGATCAAGGCGGCCGACGCCGTTGTGCTGGGCGTGCCGATGTACAACCTGGGCGTGCCGGCGCAGCTCAAGAACTGGATTGACGCGATCGCCCGTGCCAAGGAGACCTTCCAATACACCGCCAACGGTCCGGAAGGCCTGCTGAAGGGCAAGAAGGTGTATGTCGCGCTGACGCGCGGCGGCAAGTATCGCGGCACCGACTGGGATTCGCAGGTGCCCTACCTCAAGATCGTGCTCGGCTTCCTCGGCATGACCGACATCACCTTCGTCTATGCCGAAGGACTCGCGATGGGGCCGGAGGCGGAACAACAGGCCTTCGCCGAGGCCCAACGCGACATCGAGGCCGCCTTCGCGTAA
- a CDS encoding methyl-accepting chemotaxis protein: MQSKTLSIRAALIALSLVVLTTLSIVGGIGLRSVASLEASVARGQEAANAVGRQMEADLLRGTVRSDVLTTLLATERRDYVAIEESGRQLHADVALLEEAFGKLAEQELSPEIRSGIEAMRPALERYANNAKRIVGKLVGGYSDTGALLVEFTKDYAALQDEMARFSAHIAEEAATRREAARDTLRFSQWAMAAAVIAATFVIGMLCWLTYRHIVPPLSALAHTAHGIRTSGDLTLRAPAGGDNEIGRTVAAFNHLLENLQAIVRDVRSSGASIHEHSERLVDVAGTTVATSATQNEAASAMAATVQQLAVSIRQVSDHAREVAGAAAESDRLSREGVAVATDASEAIQRIASDVRSASETVAALGKDAQLISGIVHAINDIADQTNLLALNAAIEAARAGEQGRGFAVVADEVRKLAERTTQSTREIAGIVAQIQNGTRSAVACMEDGVEHVGDGVGLARAAGDAIRKVADVAGTAARAVAEITHALDEQDAAGEDIARNVEQVADVAARNHEAAERSASHAHELAGLSRALEDAVGRFTV, translated from the coding sequence ATGCAGTCGAAGACCCTTTCGATCAGGGCTGCCCTGATCGCGCTGTCGCTCGTCGTGCTGACGACGCTGTCGATCGTGGGAGGCATAGGCCTGCGCAGTGTCGCGAGCCTGGAAGCGTCCGTCGCGCGCGGGCAGGAGGCGGCGAACGCAGTCGGCCGCCAGATGGAAGCGGACTTGCTGCGGGGCACGGTGCGCAGCGACGTGCTGACCACGCTGCTCGCGACCGAGCGGCGCGATTACGTCGCGATCGAGGAATCGGGGCGTCAGCTCCATGCGGACGTCGCCCTGCTCGAGGAGGCGTTCGGCAAGCTTGCCGAGCAGGAACTCAGCCCCGAGATCCGCTCAGGCATCGAGGCGATGCGCCCGGCCCTGGAACGCTACGCCAACAACGCCAAGCGCATCGTCGGCAAGCTGGTCGGCGGCTACAGCGACACCGGCGCGCTGCTGGTCGAATTCACCAAGGACTATGCCGCGCTGCAGGACGAGATGGCGCGATTTTCGGCGCACATCGCGGAGGAGGCCGCGACCCGGCGGGAGGCTGCGCGCGACACGCTGCGCTTCAGCCAGTGGGCGATGGCTGCGGCGGTGATCGCGGCGACCTTCGTGATCGGGATGCTGTGCTGGCTCACCTACCGCCACATCGTGCCGCCACTGAGCGCGCTCGCACACACCGCACACGGCATCCGCACCAGCGGCGACCTGACGCTGCGTGCGCCTGCGGGCGGCGACAACGAGATCGGCCGCACCGTCGCGGCCTTCAACCACCTGCTCGAGAACCTGCAGGCCATCGTGCGCGACGTGCGCTCGAGCGGTGCCAGCATCCACGAGCACAGCGAACGCCTCGTCGACGTCGCGGGCACGACCGTCGCCACCAGCGCGACCCAGAACGAGGCGGCCTCCGCGATGGCTGCCACCGTCCAGCAGCTGGCGGTCAGCATCCGGCAGGTCTCCGACCACGCGCGCGAGGTGGCCGGCGCCGCCGCCGAATCGGATCGCCTGTCGCGCGAAGGCGTCGCCGTCGCGACCGATGCGTCGGAGGCGATCCAGCGCATCGCCTCCGACGTGCGCAGCGCATCGGAGACGGTCGCGGCGCTCGGCAAGGACGCCCAGCTGATCTCGGGCATCGTGCACGCGATCAACGACATCGCCGACCAGACCAACCTGCTCGCGCTGAACGCGGCGATCGAGGCCGCGCGCGCAGGCGAACAGGGGCGCGGCTTCGCGGTCGTCGCCGACGAGGTGCGCAAGCTCGCCGAACGCACGACGCAATCGACGCGCGAGATTGCCGGCATCGTCGCGCAGATCCAGAACGGCACGCGCAGCGCGGTCGCCTGCATGGAGGACGGCGTCGAGCATGTCGGCGACGGCGTCGGGCTCGCGCGCGCCGCCGGCGATGCGATCCGCAAGGTCGCCGATGTCGCCGGCACTGCCGCCCGCGCGGTCGCGGAGATCACGCATGCCCTCGACGAGCAGGACGCCGCGGGCGAGGACATCGCACGCAACGTCGAGCAGGTCGCCGACGTGGCCGCGCGCAACCACGAGGCGGCCGAGCGCTCCGCGAGCCACGCGCACGAGCTGGCCGGGCTGTCGCGCGCGCTCGAGGATGCCGTGGGGCGTTTCACGGTGTGA
- a CDS encoding disulfide bond formation protein B — translation MMNTSTPPSRALFLGLFAACVGLLGFGLYLQHYVGLEPCPMCIMQRYAFIAIALFALVAGLHNPGRTGTRLYSGLILVAALAGGGVAARQTWMQIYPPEVAECGPDLEFMLGSFPLADALPMIFQGAGDCSKVDWSFLGLSIANWSLVMLTLVTVGAITVIVRAKGR, via the coding sequence ATGATGAATACATCCACCCCACCCTCCCGTGCTCTCTTCCTCGGCCTCTTCGCCGCCTGCGTCGGCCTGCTCGGGTTCGGGCTGTACCTCCAGCATTACGTCGGCCTCGAGCCCTGCCCGATGTGCATCATGCAGCGCTATGCCTTCATCGCCATCGCGCTCTTCGCGCTCGTCGCAGGCCTCCACAATCCGGGGCGCACCGGCACGCGCCTCTATTCGGGGCTGATCCTCGTGGCGGCGCTCGCAGGCGGAGGTGTCGCCGCACGCCAGACGTGGATGCAGATCTATCCGCCGGAAGTCGCGGAATGCGGGCCGGACCTCGAATTCATGCTCGGCAGCTTCCCGCTGGCGGACGCGCTGCCGATGATTTTCCAGGGCGCGGGCGACTGCTCGAAGGTGGACTGGAGCTTCCTGGGCCTGTCGATCGCCAACTGGTCGCTGGTGATGCTGACACTGGTCACGGTCGGGGCGATCACGGTGATCGTGCGCGCAAAGGGACGTTGA
- a CDS encoding PilZ domain-containing protein, which produces MNDRASHVERRLDRRIPLGCPAVIRLKTGETIRGECVEIGVGGMTLRAPYVPGQAEVLEVMVSVPGNGSVARPPLVTRLEVKRCHALGQGMYEIGGTTVRVVG; this is translated from the coding sequence ATGAACGATCGCGCATCCCACGTTGAACGGCGGCTCGACCGCCGCATCCCGCTCGGCTGTCCGGCGGTGATCCGCCTTAAGACGGGCGAGACGATCCGTGGCGAATGCGTGGAGATCGGCGTCGGCGGGATGACGCTGCGCGCGCCCTACGTGCCCGGGCAGGCCGAGGTGCTGGAGGTGATGGTCTCGGTGCCCGGCAACGGCTCCGTCGCCCGTCCGCCGCTCGTGACGCGGCTGGAGGTCAAGCGCTGCCACGCGCTCGGGCAGGGCATGTACGAGATCGGCGGCACGACCGTGCGCGTCGTCGGCTGA
- a CDS encoding YgaP family membrane protein: MTLTVNQFVRIFAGAFVLISLALGVEASPLFVNKNFLWFTAFVGANLFQSGFTRFCPLEIFLRKAGVPDGGSCR, translated from the coding sequence ATGACGCTGACCGTCAACCAGTTCGTCCGCATCTTCGCCGGCGCCTTCGTGCTGATCTCGCTCGCGCTCGGCGTCGAGGCCTCGCCGCTGTTCGTGAACAAGAACTTCCTGTGGTTCACCGCCTTCGTCGGCGCGAATCTGTTCCAGAGCGGCTTCACGCGCTTCTGCCCGCTGGAGATCTTCCTGCGCAAGGCCGGCGTGCCGGACGGCGGCAGCTGCCGCTGA
- a CDS encoding efflux RND transporter permease subunit — MSAPLGISGRIAGAFQRNALTPLLALILLLMGVFATLITPKEEEPQIDVTMANVLVPFPGASARDVEALVARPGEQVLARMAGVEHVYSVSRPGMAVITVQFEVGVPNQDALVRLYDTVHSNKDWLSPQLGVGEPIVKPKGIDDVPIVSLTFWTADSARSGFELQQVSRAVELELKRIDGTRDVTTLGGPGHVVRVLLDTQRMNAHGITAQDVRAALQLANASQPAGSLVAGNREVLVQTGTYLESAEDVRGLVVGVQERKPVYLRDVARIEDGPEQATQYVWFGTGAAAAQKGIAEQGAFPAVTLAVSKKPGANAADVADAVLARADGLRGQLIPEGVEFTVTRNYGQTANDKANTLIGKLVFATGAVVLLVFFALGRREALIVGVAVGLTLAATLFASWAWGFTLNRVSLFALIFSIGILVDDAIVVVENIHRWHTLEPDTPLWQLIPRAVDEVGGPTILATFTVIAALLPMAFVTGLMGPYMSPIPINASMGMFISLAVAFVVTPWLAQKLLKSVDAHHHEGEDRLTAWLDRLFRRTMTPMLDPLKGGRARLKLWLVVFALIGVSVALPAVQLVVLKMLPFDNKSEFQVVLDMPVGTPVEETARVLREIGEHLGTVEEVSDWQAYAGTASPINFNGLVRQYYLRSAPEMGDIQVNLVDKKHRHRKSHEIAVAVRDEVTRIARAAGGNAKVVEVPPGPPVLSPIVAEVYGPDYAGQTAVAGKVRAAFEGTADIVGVDDTVDEAAPKLVLRVDQAKAARMGVAQADIVEVVRLGLAGEDVTPIHGGDNKYEIPVRIQLPSERQSSVDALLALKVRARDGTLVSVSELVTVQDTTREQVIYRKDLLPVVYVTGDMGGRLDSPLYGMFDIRSQINGMALAGAPGLAGTLGEWFIRAPDDAFAGYSVKWDGEWQVTYETFRDMGAAYAVGLILIYLLVVAQFRSYLAPLIIMAPIPLTIIGVMPGHALLGAQFTATSMIGMIALAGIIVRNSILLVDFVNQQVRGGMELGEAVIRAAAVRAKPIGLTALAAMIGALFILDDPIFNGLAISLIFGILVSTLLTLVVIPVLYFAAMRGRIAQLQGETP, encoded by the coding sequence ATGAGCGCTCCGCTCGGCATCTCCGGCCGCATCGCCGGCGCCTTCCAGCGCAACGCGCTGACGCCGCTGCTGGCGCTGATCCTGCTGCTGATGGGCGTGTTCGCGACGCTCATCACGCCCAAGGAGGAAGAGCCGCAGATCGACGTGACGATGGCCAACGTGCTGGTGCCTTTCCCCGGGGCGTCCGCGCGCGACGTCGAGGCGCTGGTGGCGCGCCCCGGCGAGCAGGTGCTCGCGCGCATGGCCGGCGTCGAGCACGTGTATTCCGTGTCGCGCCCCGGCATGGCGGTGATCACGGTGCAGTTCGAGGTCGGCGTGCCGAACCAGGACGCGCTGGTGCGCCTCTACGACACCGTGCATTCGAACAAGGACTGGCTGAGCCCGCAGCTGGGCGTCGGCGAGCCCATCGTCAAGCCCAAGGGCATCGACGACGTGCCGATCGTGAGCCTGACCTTCTGGACCGCCGACTCCGCGCGCAGCGGCTTCGAGCTGCAGCAGGTGTCGCGTGCGGTCGAGCTGGAACTGAAGCGCATCGACGGCACGCGCGACGTGACGACCCTCGGCGGCCCCGGCCACGTCGTGCGCGTGCTGCTCGACACGCAGCGCATGAACGCCCACGGCATCACCGCGCAGGACGTGCGCGCCGCGCTGCAGCTCGCGAACGCCTCGCAGCCGGCCGGCAGCCTGGTCGCGGGCAACCGCGAGGTGCTGGTGCAGACCGGCACCTATCTGGAATCCGCGGAGGACGTGCGCGGCCTCGTCGTCGGGGTGCAGGAGCGCAAGCCCGTGTACCTGCGCGACGTGGCGCGCATCGAGGACGGCCCGGAGCAGGCGACACAGTACGTGTGGTTCGGCACCGGCGCAGCGGCGGCGCAGAAGGGCATCGCCGAGCAGGGCGCCTTCCCGGCGGTGACGCTGGCGGTGTCGAAGAAGCCCGGCGCCAACGCGGCGGACGTCGCCGATGCGGTGCTCGCGCGCGCCGACGGCTTGCGCGGCCAGCTGATCCCCGAGGGCGTCGAATTCACCGTCACGCGCAACTACGGCCAGACCGCCAACGACAAGGCCAACACGCTGATCGGCAAGCTGGTGTTCGCGACGGGCGCGGTCGTGCTGCTGGTGTTCTTCGCGCTCGGCCGGCGCGAGGCGCTGATCGTCGGCGTCGCGGTCGGCCTCACGCTCGCGGCGACGCTGTTCGCCTCCTGGGCGTGGGGCTTCACACTCAACCGCGTGAGCCTCTTCGCGCTGATCTTCTCCATCGGCATCCTTGTCGATGACGCGATCGTGGTGGTCGAGAACATCCACCGCTGGCACACCCTGGAGCCCGACACACCGCTGTGGCAGCTCATCCCGCGCGCCGTCGACGAGGTCGGCGGGCCGACGATCCTGGCGACCTTCACGGTGATCGCGGCGCTGCTGCCGATGGCCTTCGTCACGGGGTTGATGGGGCCCTACATGAGCCCGATCCCGATCAACGCGTCGATGGGCATGTTCATCTCGCTGGCGGTCGCCTTCGTCGTCACGCCGTGGCTCGCGCAGAAGCTGCTGAAGTCGGTGGACGCGCATCACCACGAGGGCGAGGACAGGCTCACGGCCTGGCTCGACCGCCTGTTCCGTCGCACCATGACGCCGATGCTCGACCCGCTCAAGGGCGGCCGCGCGCGGCTCAAGCTGTGGCTCGTGGTGTTTGCGCTGATCGGCGTGTCGGTCGCCTTGCCGGCGGTGCAGCTGGTCGTGCTGAAGATGCTGCCCTTCGACAACAAGAGCGAGTTCCAGGTCGTGCTCGACATGCCGGTCGGCACGCCGGTCGAGGAGACCGCCCGCGTGTTGCGCGAGATCGGCGAGCATCTCGGCACGGTCGAGGAGGTGTCCGACTGGCAGGCCTACGCCGGCACCGCGAGCCCGATCAACTTCAACGGCCTCGTGCGTCAGTACTACCTGCGCAGCGCCCCCGAGATGGGCGACATCCAGGTGAACCTCGTCGACAAGAAACATCGTCACCGCAAGAGTCACGAGATCGCGGTCGCCGTGCGCGACGAGGTCACGCGCATCGCACGGGCGGCCGGCGGCAACGCCAAGGTGGTCGAAGTGCCGCCGGGGCCGCCGGTGCTCTCTCCCATCGTCGCGGAAGTGTACGGGCCCGACTACGCCGGGCAGACCGCCGTCGCCGGCAAGGTGCGCGCCGCCTTCGAGGGCACTGCGGACATCGTCGGCGTCGACGACACCGTCGACGAGGCGGCGCCCAAGCTCGTGCTGCGCGTCGACCAGGCCAAGGCCGCGCGCATGGGCGTCGCGCAGGCCGACATCGTCGAGGTCGTGCGCCTGGGGCTGGCGGGCGAGGACGTCACGCCGATCCATGGCGGCGACAACAAGTACGAGATCCCGGTGCGCATCCAGCTGCCGTCGGAACGGCAATCCAGCGTCGATGCGCTGCTCGCGCTCAAGGTGCGCGCGCGCGACGGCACCCTGGTGTCGGTGTCGGAACTCGTCACCGTGCAGGACACGACGCGCGAGCAGGTGATCTACCGCAAGGATCTGCTGCCCGTGGTGTACGTCACCGGCGACATGGGCGGACGGCTCGACTCGCCCTTGTACGGCATGTTCGACATCCGTTCGCAGATCAACGGCATGGCGCTCGCGGGCGCTCCGGGCCTCGCCGGCACGCTCGGCGAATGGTTCATCCGCGCCCCGGACGACGCCTTTGCGGGCTACAGCGTGAAGTGGGACGGCGAATGGCAGGTCACGTATGAAACCTTCCGCGACATGGGCGCGGCCTACGCGGTGGGCCTGATCCTGATCTACCTGCTGGTCGTCGCGCAGTTCAGGAGCTACCTCGCGCCGCTCATCATCATGGCGCCGATCCCGCTCACCATCATCGGCGTGATGCCCGGGCATGCGTTGCTCGGGGCGCAATTCACCGCGACCTCGATGATCGGCATGATCGCGCTCGCCGGCATCATCGTGCGCAACTCCATCCTGCTCGTCGATTTCGTCAACCAGCAGGTGCGTGGCGGCATGGAACTCGGCGAGGCGGTGATCCGCGCCGCCGCGGTGCGCGCGAAGCCGATCGGCCTGACCGCGCTGGCGGCGATGATCGGCGCGCTCTTCATCCTCGACGACCCCATCTTCAACGGGCTGGCGATCAGCCTCATCTTCGGCATCCTGGTGTCCACGCTGCTCACGCTGGTGGTGATCCCGGTGCTGTATTTCGCCGCGATGCGGGGCCGCATCGCGCAACTGCAAGGAGAAACACCATGA
- a CDS encoding efflux RND transporter periplasmic adaptor subunit encodes MTRYSIIRIVLPALALAIANPLQAQVPTQRIEARSVGLTHPAEATLEAVRQATLAAQVPGRIVELKVDAGDRVAKGQVLLRIDAAEASQAVAGAEAGIAQAQANQINAKAAYERTKSLVERKFVSQSALDQAKASFDAAEAQLRAARAGRGQAATVQGYTTIVAPLAGLVAARHVEQGEMAQPGRQLVTVYDPAAMRAVVDVPQQRLAGLASGQIKARVELPDTGRWLEAAGVTVLPAADPRTHTVRVRVDLPANAEGLVPGTFARVYFATGEAPRIAVPAGAILRRGELTGVYVADGKGGFALRQIRAGEPLADGSVEVLAGLVGGEEVALDPVQAGIAARAAR; translated from the coding sequence ATGACGAGATATTCCATCATCCGGATCGTGTTGCCCGCGCTTGCGCTGGCCATTGCCAACCCCTTGCAGGCGCAGGTTCCGACGCAGCGCATCGAGGCGCGGTCGGTCGGTCTGACCCATCCCGCGGAGGCCACGCTCGAAGCGGTGCGCCAGGCCACGCTCGCCGCTCAGGTGCCCGGCCGCATCGTCGAACTCAAGGTCGATGCCGGCGATCGTGTCGCCAAGGGGCAGGTGCTGCTGCGCATCGACGCGGCCGAGGCGAGCCAGGCCGTCGCCGGGGCGGAAGCCGGTATCGCGCAGGCGCAGGCCAACCAGATCAACGCGAAGGCGGCCTACGAGCGCACGAAGAGCCTGGTCGAGCGCAAGTTCGTGAGCCAGTCGGCGCTCGACCAGGCGAAGGCCTCTTTTGATGCGGCCGAGGCCCAGCTGCGCGCGGCGCGCGCAGGCCGCGGCCAGGCCGCGACGGTGCAGGGCTACACGACGATCGTCGCGCCGCTCGCGGGGCTGGTCGCCGCGCGCCACGTCGAGCAGGGCGAGATGGCCCAGCCGGGCCGCCAGCTCGTGACGGTGTACGACCCCGCCGCGATGCGCGCCGTGGTCGATGTGCCGCAGCAGCGCCTGGCGGGCCTCGCGTCCGGGCAGATCAAGGCGCGCGTCGAGCTGCCCGACACGGGCCGCTGGCTCGAGGCCGCGGGTGTCACGGTGCTGCCGGCCGCCGATCCGCGCACGCACACCGTGCGCGTGCGCGTGGACCTGCCCGCGAACGCCGAAGGGCTGGTGCCGGGGACCTTCGCGCGCGTGTATTTCGCCACCGGCGAGGCGCCGCGCATCGCGGTCCCGGCCGGCGCGATCCTGCGTCGCGGCGAGCTCACGGGGGTCTATGTCGCCGACGGCAAGGGTGGCTTCGCGCTGCGCCAGATCCGCGCCGGCGAGCCGCTCGCGGACGGCAGCGTCGAGGTGCTCGCTGGGCTCGTGGGCGGCGAAGAGGTCGCGCTCGATCCGGTGCAGGCCGGCATTGCCGCGCGCGCGGCGCGCTGA
- a CDS encoding sirohydrochlorin chelatase, which produces MSNAHAVVLFGHGARDPEWARPMRRTRDHLHTLAPGLRVELAFLEFMTPTLDEAIAALVHDGVRHITVVPMFIAQGGHLKSDVPRLIGAARERHVGCEIALAQAVGEADGVIAAMAEYALASSGASAA; this is translated from the coding sequence ATGAGCAATGCACATGCGGTGGTGCTGTTCGGGCACGGCGCCCGCGATCCCGAATGGGCGCGGCCGATGCGGCGCACGCGCGACCATCTGCACACGCTGGCGCCCGGGCTGCGCGTCGAACTGGCCTTCCTCGAATTCATGACGCCGACGCTGGACGAGGCAATCGCCGCGCTGGTTCATGACGGCGTCCGGCACATCACCGTCGTGCCGATGTTCATCGCGCAGGGCGGGCATCTGAAGAGCGACGTGCCCCGACTCATCGGCGCCGCGCGAGAGCGTCATGTGGGCTGCGAGATCGCGCTCGCGCAGGCGGTCGGCGAGGCCGACGGCGTGATCGCCGCGATGGCGGAGTACGCGCTCGCGTCCAGCGGGGCATCGGCCGCCTGA
- a CDS encoding tRNA threonylcarbamoyladenosine dehydratase has protein sequence MSGQSPESPVEVDRERRFGGIARLYGADAPARLEAAHACVIGVGGVGSWIAEALARSGVGRITLIDLDHVAESNINRQIHALDPTLGQAKVLAMAERIRAINPRACVDVVEDFVTPDNAMDLLQGFDVVVDAIDNVRAKVAIVLVCRRRRIPLIVAGGAGGKTDPSRIRVDDLSRTEQDPLLAKVRKRLRSEHGFPRNPKRPFGIEAVYSCEPLRLDDLACDLPHGPQGLACAGYGSSVAVTASVGMFAAARAIERLLAPPVDATSETVESET, from the coding sequence ATGTCCGGCCAGAGTCCCGAATCCCCTGTCGAAGTCGATCGCGAGCGCCGTTTCGGCGGCATCGCCCGCCTGTACGGCGCCGATGCGCCCGCGCGCCTGGAAGCGGCGCACGCGTGCGTGATCGGAGTGGGGGGCGTGGGCTCGTGGATCGCCGAAGCCCTGGCGCGCAGCGGGGTGGGGCGCATCACGCTGATCGATCTCGACCATGTCGCCGAGTCCAACATCAACCGCCAGATCCATGCGCTGGACCCGACGCTGGGGCAGGCCAAGGTGCTGGCGATGGCCGAGCGCATCCGCGCAATCAACCCGCGTGCGTGCGTCGACGTGGTCGAGGACTTCGTCACGCCGGACAATGCGATGGACCTGTTGCAGGGCTTCGATGTCGTCGTCGATGCCATCGACAACGTGCGTGCAAAAGTCGCGATCGTGCTGGTGTGCCGCCGGCGGCGCATCCCGCTGATCGTCGCCGGCGGGGCCGGCGGCAAGACCGACCCGTCGCGCATCCGCGTCGACGACCTGTCGCGCACCGAGCAGGACCCGCTGCTCGCCAAGGTGAGGAAGCGCCTGCGCAGCGAGCATGGCTTCCCGCGCAATCCCAAGCGCCCCTTCGGCATCGAGGCGGTGTATTCGTGCGAGCCGCTGCGCCTCGACGACCTCGCGTGCGACCTGCCGCACGGTCCCCAGGGGCTGGCGTGCGCGGGCTACGGTTCCAGCGTCGCGGTGACGGCTTCGGTCGGCATGTTCGCGGCCGCGCGTGCGATCGAACGTCTGCTCGCGCCGCCGGTCGACGCCACTTCCGAAACTGTCGAGAGCGAAACATGA
- a CDS encoding tetratricopeptide repeat protein, with translation MLPQRSRDELAGEAALQRANGGFTMRHLACRTLLAAGLLGTAPAQADSTPAAALAQSAVTAYEAGHLDEAARLFDRAARAGNRLAQFNLAMMLFRKETVAPEPDAAWRWLRRAAGAGLAQAQYNFALLYDRGSGVRTSLPTAAEWYRRAAEQGHTEAQVSLATMYYVGHGMPRDAAAAARWYLAAARAGHAGAQYIVASMYETGDGVSADLRQAEHWYAQAALQGDIAAQAKYEALQARPGDAAP, from the coding sequence ATGTTACCGCAGCGCAGCCGCGATGAACTCGCCGGCGAGGCGGCGCTCCAACGGGCCAATGGAGGATTCACGATGCGCCATCTGGCATGCCGTACGCTGCTGGCCGCCGGCCTGCTCGGGACCGCGCCCGCCCAAGCCGACAGCACGCCGGCCGCCGCGCTCGCACAAAGCGCGGTGACCGCGTACGAGGCGGGCCACCTCGACGAGGCCGCACGGCTCTTCGATCGCGCCGCACGCGCGGGCAACCGCCTGGCGCAGTTCAACCTCGCGATGATGCTGTTCCGCAAGGAAACGGTGGCGCCGGAACCGGATGCCGCGTGGCGCTGGCTGCGGCGCGCGGCCGGCGCCGGCCTCGCGCAGGCGCAGTACAACTTCGCGCTGCTGTACGACCGCGGCAGCGGGGTACGGACGTCCCTGCCCACTGCGGCCGAGTGGTACCGTCGTGCGGCCGAACAGGGTCACACGGAGGCCCAGGTCAGCCTCGCAACCATGTACTACGTCGGCCACGGCATGCCGCGGGACGCCGCCGCGGCCGCGCGCTGGTACCTCGCCGCAGCCCGCGCAGGGCACGCCGGCGCGCAGTACATCGTGGCCTCGATGTACGAAACGGGCGACGGCGTGTCCGCCGACCTGCGGCAGGCCGAGCACTGGTATGCGCAGGCCGCACTGCAGGGCGACATCGCCGCACAGGCGAAATACGAAGCACTGCAGGCCCGGCCCGGCGACGCCGCACCCTAG